One window of Nymphaea colorata isolate Beijing-Zhang1983 chromosome 1, ASM883128v2, whole genome shotgun sequence genomic DNA carries:
- the LOC116246268 gene encoding uncharacterized protein LOC116246268: MFWNLEAGHFLCLPTMDFGFLKSLPLVGSQSNTVVASEPARLEASPSTDWEKGNIVQQSKYPLQDLIPLRKSLLSIISWEGKTRIESYAHDSSFKAGSKKIYRSGDSGCSVPLFRPYVARVPWHKGLRAFLSQLFPRYGHYCGPNWSSGKDCGTLLWDRRPVDWLDLCCYCHDIGYDTHDQAKLLKADLAFLECLEKPRINPKEHNHWAQIYRSLYIAGLKTVLIPYRTQLVKLQARQSMVEKKLNRMNSSNRNIQHAS; the protein is encoded by the exons ATgttttggaacttggaagcGGGTCACTTCCTCTGTCTTCCGACAATGGACTTTGGATTTCTCAAAAGTTTGCCTCTAGTTGGTTCCCAATCCAACACGGTGGTAGCATCTGAACCTGCGAGGCTTGAGGCATCTCCATCCACAGACTGGGAGAAAGGCAACATAGTGCAGCAGTCTAAATATCCATTGCAAGATCTGATTCCCTTGAGAAAGTCTCTCTTGTCAATCATTTCTTGGGAAGGTAAAACTAGAATTGAATCATATGCTCATGATTCAAGCTTCAAAGCTGGTTCCAAGAAGATCTATAGGTCAGGAGATTCTGGCTGTTCTGTTCCCCTTTTCAGGCCTTATGTTGCCAGGGTTCCTTGGCACAAGGGCTTAAGGGCATTTCTGTCTCAGCTGTTTCCTCGATACGGACATTATTGTGGACCAAATTGGTCAAGTGGTAAAGATTGTGGAACTTTACTTTGGGATAGGCGCCCAGTTGACTGGTTAGATCTTTGCTGTTACTGCCATGACATTGGATATGATACGCATGACCAGGCAAAACTTCTTAAAGCTGACTTAGCCTTTCTTGAGTGTCTGGAGAAACCAAGAATTAATCCCAAGGAACATAATCACTGGGCTCAGATATACAGATCACTTTACATTGCAG GTCTCAAGACTGTGCTTATACCATATAGGACACAGCTTGTGAAATTACAAGCAAGGCAATCCATGGTGGAAAAGAAGTTGAACAGAATGAATAGCAGCAACAGGAACATCCAACACGCTAGTTGA
- the LOC116246228 gene encoding ferredoxin-dependent glutamate synthase, chloroplastic isoform X1 has protein sequence MALQSLYRLHQPAYAPSSSSSPSSRSLSSLQSAEAKRLIFGDFNGLFCRRSSSRSVRRARGGQQISRSRGLHSNWSKIRAASSVLPNNQKKVVNLEDIISERGACGVGFIANLRHKASHAIISDALTALGCMEHRGGCGADNDSGDGAGVMSSIPWDLFNNWADKQGIALFNESNTGVGMVFLPKDEVQLKEAKTVIVNIMKQEGLEVLGWRPVPTNVSVVGYYARETMPNIQQVFVKVEKEDNVDDIERELYITRKLIEREAKQKEWGSELYFCSLSNQTIVYKGMLRSEVLGQFYLDLQSELYKSPFAIYHRRYSTNTSPRWPLAQPMRLLGHNGEINTIQGNLNWMQSRESSIKSPVWRGRENELRPFGDSRASDSANLDSAAELLLRSGRNAEEALMILVPEAYKNHPTLTIKYPEVVDFYDYYKGQMEAWDGPALLLFSDGKTVGACLDRNGLRPARYWRTVDDMVYVASEVGVLPMDESKVIMKGRLGPGMMISVDLINGEVYENTEVKKRVALASPYRKWLEENSRTLKPSNFLNSALMESETILQHQQAYGYSSEDVQMVIESMASQGKEPTFCMGDDIPLAALSQKPHMLYDYFKQRFAQVTNPPIDPLREGLVMSLEVSLGKRGNILELGPDNAAQVVLSSPVLNERELDLLVKDPHLKPQILPTFFDIKKGLDGSLERALRRLCEAADEAVRGGSQLLILSDRSDELEPTRPAIPILLAVGAVHQHLIQNGLRMSASIIADTAQCFSTHQFACLIGYGASAICPYLALETCRQWRLSTKTVNLMRNGKMPTVTIEQAQKNFCKAVKSGLLKILSKMGISLLSSYCGAQIFEIYGLGHDVVDLAFCGSVSKVGGLTVDEVARETLSFWVKAFSEDTAKRLQNFGFIQFRPGGEYHGNNPEMSKLLHKAVRQKSETAFSIYQQHIANRPINVLRDLLEFKSDRPPIPVGKVESASSIVERFCTGGMSLGAISRETHEAIAIAMNRLGGKSNSGEGGEDPIRWRPLSDVVDGYSSTLPHLKGLQNGDTATSAIKQVASGRFGVTPTFLVNADQLEIKIAQGAKPGEGGQLPGKKVSAYIARLRNSKPGVPLISPPPHHDIYSIEDLAQLIFDLHQVNPKAKVSVKLVAEAGIGTVASGVAKGNADIIQISGHDGGTGASPISSIKHAGGPWELGLTETHQTLIENGLRERVILRVDGGLKSGMDVMMAAAMGADEYGFGSVAMIATGCVMARICHTNNCPVGVASQREELRARFPGVPGDLVNFFLFVAEEVRGMLAQLGYEKLDDIIGRTDLLRPRSISLVKTQQLDLSYILSSVGLPKWTSTQIRSQDVHTNGPVLDDILLSDPQIAEAIEQEKVVHKTIKIYNVDRAVCGRVAGVIAKKYGDTGFAGQLNITFTGSAGQSFGCFLIPGMNIRLVGEANDYVGKGMAGGELVVTPVQETGFTPEDATIVGNTCLYGATGGQIFVRGKAGERFAVRNSLVEAVVEGTGDHCCEYMTGGCVVVLGKVGRNVAAGMTGGLTYILDEDDTLIPKVNKEIVKIQRVVAPAGQMQLRSLIEAHVEKTGSSKGTSILKEWDRYLPLFWQLVPPSEEDTPEACADFESTTAGQVTVQSA, from the exons GTGGTTAATTTGGAGGACATTATTTCTGAAAGGGGCGCTTGTGGTGTTGGGTTCATTGCTAACTTGAGACACAAGGCATCTCATGCTATCATAAGTGATGCATTAACTGCCCTTGGCTGCATGGAGCATCGTGGAGGTTGTGGTGCAGATAATGATTCTGGGGATGGTGCTGGGGTGATGAGCAGCATTCCATGGGACCTTTTCAACAATTGGGCTGACAAACAAGGAATTGCTCTATTTAATGAGTCAAACACTGGTGTGGGAATGGTTTTTCTCCCCAAGGATGAGGTTCAGTTGAAAGAAGCAAAGACAG TTATTGTCAATATTATGAAGCAAGAGGGGCTTGAGGTTCTAGGTTGGAGGCCTGTACCTACAAATGTTTCTGTAGTAGGCTATTATGCAAGAGAAACGATGCCTAACATACAGCAAGTGTTTGTCAAAgtggaaaaagaagacaatgttGATGACATTGAAAGGGAATTGTACATTACCCGAAAATTGATTGaaagagaagcaaaacaaaaggaatgGGGCAGTGAGCTCTACTTCTGCTCTTTATCTAATCAAACAATAGTCTATAAAGGTATGCTTCGGTCGGAGGTATTGGGGCAGTTCTATCTGGATCTTCAGAGTGAGCTATACAAATCACCTTTTGCCATTTACCATAGAAGGTACAGCACAAATACTAGTCCAAGATGGCCTCTTGCTCAGCCAATGAGGTTGCTTGGCCACAACGGGGAAATAAATACCATACAG GGAAACTTGAATTGGATGCAATCTCGTGAGTCATCAATCAAATCTCCTGTTTGGCGTGGCCGTGAAAATGAACTTCGTCCTTTTGGTGATTCAAGGGCATCAGATTCGGCCAACCTTGACAGTGCTGCTGAA TTGTTACTGAGAAGTGGGCGTAATGCAGAGGAAGCACTTATGATTCTTGTTCCAGAGGCATACAAGAACCATCCCACCTTAACAATAAAATATCCAGAG GTTGTTGACTTCTATGACTATTACAAAGGCCAAATGGAGGCATGGGATGGTCCTGCTTTACTCTTATTCAG TGATGGGAAAACGGTGGGAGCTTGCCTTGACCGTAATGGACTTCGACCTGCTCGATATTGGAGGACGGTAGATGATATGGTCTATGTTGCGTCTGAG GTGGGTGTGCTGCCAATGGATGAGTCAAAAGTCATCATGAAAGGCCGCTTAGGTCCTGGGATGATGATTAGTGTGGACCTTATTAATGGTGAG GTCTATGAGAATACAGAGGTAAAAAAGCGTGTTGCCTTAGCAAGCCCGTACAGGAAGTGGCTCGAGGAAAATTCAAGAACATTGAAGCCATCAAATTTTCTCAATTCAGCACTTATGGAGAGCGAAACAATTCTACAGCATCAGCA GGCATATGGGTACTCAAGTGAGGATGTTCAGATGGTAATTGAGAGCATGGCATCCCAAGGAAAGGAACCAACGTTTTGTATGGGAGATGACATTCCTTTAGCTGCACTCTCACAGAAACCACATATGTTATATGATTATTTCAAGCAGCGGTTTGCACAG GTCACAAATCCTCCAATTGATCCCCTTCGAGAAGGCTTGGTTATGTCTCTTGAGGTTAGTCTGGGTAAGAGGGGAAACATTTTAGAACTTGGACCAGACAATGCTGCACAG GTTGTCCTTTCAAGTCCTGTTTTGAATGAAAGGGAGCTGGACCTTTTAGTCAAAGATCCACATCTGAAGCCCCAAATATTGCCGACCTTTTTTGATATAAAGAAAGGCCTTGATGGTTCTCTGGAGAGAGCCTTGAGAAGGCTTTGTGAAGCAGCTGATGAAGCTGTACGAGGTGGTTCTCAGCTTCTCATTCTTTCAGATCGGTCTGATGAACTG GAACCTACACGCCCTGCTATCCCAATACTTCTTGCAGTAGGTGCGGTTCACCAACATCTTATCCAGAATGGCTTGCGTATGTCAGCCTCCATAATTGCTGACACTGCCCAATGCTTCAGCACTCACCAGTTTGCTTGTTTAATTGGATATGGTGCAAG TGCGATATGTCCATATCTGGCACTAGAGACTTGTCGTCAGTGGCGCCTGAGTACTAAAACTGTGAACTTGATGCGAAATGGAAAGATGCCCACTGTGACAATTGAGCAAGCTCAGAAAAACTTTTGCAAG GCCGTGAAATCAGGTCTTCTCAAGATCCTATCTAAGATGGGCATTTCATTATTGTCTAG TTATTGTGGAGCCCAAATATTTGAGATTTATGGTCTGGGGCATGACGTCGTTGATCTAGCTTTCTGTGGAAGTGTCTCCAAAGTTGGTGGATTAACTGTTGATGAG GTTGCAAGAGAGACATTATCTTTTTGGGTGAAGGCCTTTTCAGAAGATACTGCAAAGCggcttcaaaattttggatttattCAATTCAGACCTGGAG GGGAATATCATGGAAACAATCCTGAGATGTCAAAGTTGCTGCACAAAGCAGTCCGTCAAAAAAGTGAAACAGCTTTCTCAATTTATCAACAACACATTGCCAACCGTCCTATAAAT GTTCTACGGGACCTTCTTGAATTTAAGAGTGACAGGCCACCTATCCCTGTAGGCAAAGTTGAATCTGCTTCATCAATTGTTGAGCGTTTTTGCACTGGTGGGATGTCTCTTGGAGCTATTTCAAGAGAAACCCATGAAGCAATTGCAATAGCAATGAACAGATTAGGTGGAAAGTCTAACTCAGGAGAAGGTGGTGAG GATCCTATCCGTTGGCGTCCACTATCTGATGTTGTTGATGGATACTCTTCAACTCTACCACACCTGAAAGGTCTCCAGAATGGGGACACTGCCACAAGTGCAATTAAACAG GTTGCTTCAGGGCGTTTTGGAGTCACTCCTACATTTCTTGTAAATGCTGATCAGCTCGAAATTAAAATTGCCCAAGGTGCAAAGCCTGGAGAAGGAGGGCAGCTTCCAGGCAAAAAGGTTAGCGCCTATATTGCACGACTGCGGAACTCAAAGCCGGGGGTTCCTCTTATATCCCCACCTCCACATCATGACATCTATTCCATTGAAGACTTGGCACAGTTAATTTTTGATCTTCATCAG gTCAATCCCAAGGCCAAGGTCTCTGTTAAGCTTGTCGCAGAAGCTGGTATTGGTACGGTTGCTTCTGGGGTTGCAAAGGGTAATGCTGATATAATTCAG ATTTCTGGTCATGATGGTGGAACTGGAGCAAGTCCTATCAGTTCAATTAAGCATGCTGGTGGTCCATGGGAACTTGGACTCACAGAAACTCATCAG ACGTTAATTGAAAATGGTCTGAGGGAGAGGGTCATTTTGAGAGTTGATGGTGGTCTCAAAAGCGGTATGGATGTTATGATGGCTGCTGCAATGGGTGCTGATGAATATGGGTTTGGTTCTGTAGCTATGATTGCTACTGGATGCGTTATGGCACGAATATGCCACACGAATAACTGCCCAGTTGGTGTGGCAAGTCAG AGAGAGGAGTTACGGGCTCGTTTTCCTGGTGTCCCAGGGGATCTTGTTAATTTCTTCCTGTTTGTTGCTGAAGAG GTGCGCGGCATGTTGGCACAACTTGGATACGAGAAGTTGGATGATATTATTGGTCGAACTGATTTGCTAAGACCAAGAAGCATCTCTTTGGTGAAAACACAACAACTTGACCTTAGTTACATACTCTCT AGTGTTGGTCTACCCAAGTGGACTAGTACTCAAATAAGAAGCCAGGATGTTCATACCAATGGGCCTGTTCTGGACGATATTTTGCTGTCAGATCCACAG ATAGCAGAAGCAATTGAGCAAGAGAAAGTTGTGcacaaaaccatcaaaataTACAATGTTGATCGTGCTGTGTGCGGTCGTGTAGCTGGAGTAATAGCGAAAAAGTATGGGGACACAGGGTTTGCTGGACAGCTGAATATAAC GTTCACAGGAAGTGCTGGTCAatcttttggttgttttttgATACCTGGGATGAACATTAGGCTTGTTGGTGAAGCCAATGATTATGTTGGAAAG GGAATGGCTGGTGGTGAGCTTGTGGTGACTCCAGTTCAAGAAACCGGATTTACTCCTGAAGATGCCACAATAGTGGGTAACACTTGCCTCTATGGTGCAACTGGTGGTCAAATCTTTGTAAGAGGAAAGGCTGGGGAACGTTTTGCTGTGAGGAACTCTCTAGTTGAAGCTGTCGTTGAGGGTACTGGAGATCATTGTTGTGAATACATGACTGGTGGTTGTGTTGTTGTACTTGGAAA AGTTGGTCGAAATGTAGCTGCTGGCATGACTGGTGGATTGACTTACATCCTTGATGAAGACGACACTCTTATTCCTAAG GTAAACaaagaaattgtgaaaataCAGAGAGTCGTTGCACCAGCTGGTCAGATGCAACTGAGGAGCCTTATAGAAGCACACGTT gAAAAAACTGGTAGCAGCAAGGGAACTTCTATTCTTAAAGAATGGGATCGTTATCTGCCCTTGTTCTGGCAATTGGTGCCGCCAAGTGAAGAAGACACTCCAGAAGCCTGTGCGGATTTTGAGAGCACAACTGCAGGGCAGGTTACCGTTCAATCAGCGTAG
- the LOC116246228 gene encoding ferredoxin-dependent glutamate synthase, chloroplastic isoform X2 has product MKQEGLEVLGWRPVPTNVSVVGYYARETMPNIQQVFVKVEKEDNVDDIERELYITRKLIEREAKQKEWGSELYFCSLSNQTIVYKGMLRSEVLGQFYLDLQSELYKSPFAIYHRRYSTNTSPRWPLAQPMRLLGHNGEINTIQGNLNWMQSRESSIKSPVWRGRENELRPFGDSRASDSANLDSAAELLLRSGRNAEEALMILVPEAYKNHPTLTIKYPEVVDFYDYYKGQMEAWDGPALLLFSDGKTVGACLDRNGLRPARYWRTVDDMVYVASEVGVLPMDESKVIMKGRLGPGMMISVDLINGEVYENTEVKKRVALASPYRKWLEENSRTLKPSNFLNSALMESETILQHQQAYGYSSEDVQMVIESMASQGKEPTFCMGDDIPLAALSQKPHMLYDYFKQRFAQVTNPPIDPLREGLVMSLEVSLGKRGNILELGPDNAAQVVLSSPVLNERELDLLVKDPHLKPQILPTFFDIKKGLDGSLERALRRLCEAADEAVRGGSQLLILSDRSDELEPTRPAIPILLAVGAVHQHLIQNGLRMSASIIADTAQCFSTHQFACLIGYGASAICPYLALETCRQWRLSTKTVNLMRNGKMPTVTIEQAQKNFCKAVKSGLLKILSKMGISLLSSYCGAQIFEIYGLGHDVVDLAFCGSVSKVGGLTVDEVARETLSFWVKAFSEDTAKRLQNFGFIQFRPGGEYHGNNPEMSKLLHKAVRQKSETAFSIYQQHIANRPINVLRDLLEFKSDRPPIPVGKVESASSIVERFCTGGMSLGAISRETHEAIAIAMNRLGGKSNSGEGGEDPIRWRPLSDVVDGYSSTLPHLKGLQNGDTATSAIKQVASGRFGVTPTFLVNADQLEIKIAQGAKPGEGGQLPGKKVSAYIARLRNSKPGVPLISPPPHHDIYSIEDLAQLIFDLHQVNPKAKVSVKLVAEAGIGTVASGVAKGNADIIQISGHDGGTGASPISSIKHAGGPWELGLTETHQTLIENGLRERVILRVDGGLKSGMDVMMAAAMGADEYGFGSVAMIATGCVMARICHTNNCPVGVASQREELRARFPGVPGDLVNFFLFVAEEVRGMLAQLGYEKLDDIIGRTDLLRPRSISLVKTQQLDLSYILSSVGLPKWTSTQIRSQDVHTNGPVLDDILLSDPQIAEAIEQEKVVHKTIKIYNVDRAVCGRVAGVIAKKYGDTGFAGQLNITFTGSAGQSFGCFLIPGMNIRLVGEANDYVGKGMAGGELVVTPVQETGFTPEDATIVGNTCLYGATGGQIFVRGKAGERFAVRNSLVEAVVEGTGDHCCEYMTGGCVVVLGKVGRNVAAGMTGGLTYILDEDDTLIPKVNKEIVKIQRVVAPAGQMQLRSLIEAHVEKTGSSKGTSILKEWDRYLPLFWQLVPPSEEDTPEACADFESTTAGQVTVQSA; this is encoded by the exons ATGAAGCAAGAGGGGCTTGAGGTTCTAGGTTGGAGGCCTGTACCTACAAATGTTTCTGTAGTAGGCTATTATGCAAGAGAAACGATGCCTAACATACAGCAAGTGTTTGTCAAAgtggaaaaagaagacaatgttGATGACATTGAAAGGGAATTGTACATTACCCGAAAATTGATTGaaagagaagcaaaacaaaaggaatgGGGCAGTGAGCTCTACTTCTGCTCTTTATCTAATCAAACAATAGTCTATAAAGGTATGCTTCGGTCGGAGGTATTGGGGCAGTTCTATCTGGATCTTCAGAGTGAGCTATACAAATCACCTTTTGCCATTTACCATAGAAGGTACAGCACAAATACTAGTCCAAGATGGCCTCTTGCTCAGCCAATGAGGTTGCTTGGCCACAACGGGGAAATAAATACCATACAG GGAAACTTGAATTGGATGCAATCTCGTGAGTCATCAATCAAATCTCCTGTTTGGCGTGGCCGTGAAAATGAACTTCGTCCTTTTGGTGATTCAAGGGCATCAGATTCGGCCAACCTTGACAGTGCTGCTGAA TTGTTACTGAGAAGTGGGCGTAATGCAGAGGAAGCACTTATGATTCTTGTTCCAGAGGCATACAAGAACCATCCCACCTTAACAATAAAATATCCAGAG GTTGTTGACTTCTATGACTATTACAAAGGCCAAATGGAGGCATGGGATGGTCCTGCTTTACTCTTATTCAG TGATGGGAAAACGGTGGGAGCTTGCCTTGACCGTAATGGACTTCGACCTGCTCGATATTGGAGGACGGTAGATGATATGGTCTATGTTGCGTCTGAG GTGGGTGTGCTGCCAATGGATGAGTCAAAAGTCATCATGAAAGGCCGCTTAGGTCCTGGGATGATGATTAGTGTGGACCTTATTAATGGTGAG GTCTATGAGAATACAGAGGTAAAAAAGCGTGTTGCCTTAGCAAGCCCGTACAGGAAGTGGCTCGAGGAAAATTCAAGAACATTGAAGCCATCAAATTTTCTCAATTCAGCACTTATGGAGAGCGAAACAATTCTACAGCATCAGCA GGCATATGGGTACTCAAGTGAGGATGTTCAGATGGTAATTGAGAGCATGGCATCCCAAGGAAAGGAACCAACGTTTTGTATGGGAGATGACATTCCTTTAGCTGCACTCTCACAGAAACCACATATGTTATATGATTATTTCAAGCAGCGGTTTGCACAG GTCACAAATCCTCCAATTGATCCCCTTCGAGAAGGCTTGGTTATGTCTCTTGAGGTTAGTCTGGGTAAGAGGGGAAACATTTTAGAACTTGGACCAGACAATGCTGCACAG GTTGTCCTTTCAAGTCCTGTTTTGAATGAAAGGGAGCTGGACCTTTTAGTCAAAGATCCACATCTGAAGCCCCAAATATTGCCGACCTTTTTTGATATAAAGAAAGGCCTTGATGGTTCTCTGGAGAGAGCCTTGAGAAGGCTTTGTGAAGCAGCTGATGAAGCTGTACGAGGTGGTTCTCAGCTTCTCATTCTTTCAGATCGGTCTGATGAACTG GAACCTACACGCCCTGCTATCCCAATACTTCTTGCAGTAGGTGCGGTTCACCAACATCTTATCCAGAATGGCTTGCGTATGTCAGCCTCCATAATTGCTGACACTGCCCAATGCTTCAGCACTCACCAGTTTGCTTGTTTAATTGGATATGGTGCAAG TGCGATATGTCCATATCTGGCACTAGAGACTTGTCGTCAGTGGCGCCTGAGTACTAAAACTGTGAACTTGATGCGAAATGGAAAGATGCCCACTGTGACAATTGAGCAAGCTCAGAAAAACTTTTGCAAG GCCGTGAAATCAGGTCTTCTCAAGATCCTATCTAAGATGGGCATTTCATTATTGTCTAG TTATTGTGGAGCCCAAATATTTGAGATTTATGGTCTGGGGCATGACGTCGTTGATCTAGCTTTCTGTGGAAGTGTCTCCAAAGTTGGTGGATTAACTGTTGATGAG GTTGCAAGAGAGACATTATCTTTTTGGGTGAAGGCCTTTTCAGAAGATACTGCAAAGCggcttcaaaattttggatttattCAATTCAGACCTGGAG GGGAATATCATGGAAACAATCCTGAGATGTCAAAGTTGCTGCACAAAGCAGTCCGTCAAAAAAGTGAAACAGCTTTCTCAATTTATCAACAACACATTGCCAACCGTCCTATAAAT GTTCTACGGGACCTTCTTGAATTTAAGAGTGACAGGCCACCTATCCCTGTAGGCAAAGTTGAATCTGCTTCATCAATTGTTGAGCGTTTTTGCACTGGTGGGATGTCTCTTGGAGCTATTTCAAGAGAAACCCATGAAGCAATTGCAATAGCAATGAACAGATTAGGTGGAAAGTCTAACTCAGGAGAAGGTGGTGAG GATCCTATCCGTTGGCGTCCACTATCTGATGTTGTTGATGGATACTCTTCAACTCTACCACACCTGAAAGGTCTCCAGAATGGGGACACTGCCACAAGTGCAATTAAACAG GTTGCTTCAGGGCGTTTTGGAGTCACTCCTACATTTCTTGTAAATGCTGATCAGCTCGAAATTAAAATTGCCCAAGGTGCAAAGCCTGGAGAAGGAGGGCAGCTTCCAGGCAAAAAGGTTAGCGCCTATATTGCACGACTGCGGAACTCAAAGCCGGGGGTTCCTCTTATATCCCCACCTCCACATCATGACATCTATTCCATTGAAGACTTGGCACAGTTAATTTTTGATCTTCATCAG gTCAATCCCAAGGCCAAGGTCTCTGTTAAGCTTGTCGCAGAAGCTGGTATTGGTACGGTTGCTTCTGGGGTTGCAAAGGGTAATGCTGATATAATTCAG ATTTCTGGTCATGATGGTGGAACTGGAGCAAGTCCTATCAGTTCAATTAAGCATGCTGGTGGTCCATGGGAACTTGGACTCACAGAAACTCATCAG ACGTTAATTGAAAATGGTCTGAGGGAGAGGGTCATTTTGAGAGTTGATGGTGGTCTCAAAAGCGGTATGGATGTTATGATGGCTGCTGCAATGGGTGCTGATGAATATGGGTTTGGTTCTGTAGCTATGATTGCTACTGGATGCGTTATGGCACGAATATGCCACACGAATAACTGCCCAGTTGGTGTGGCAAGTCAG AGAGAGGAGTTACGGGCTCGTTTTCCTGGTGTCCCAGGGGATCTTGTTAATTTCTTCCTGTTTGTTGCTGAAGAG GTGCGCGGCATGTTGGCACAACTTGGATACGAGAAGTTGGATGATATTATTGGTCGAACTGATTTGCTAAGACCAAGAAGCATCTCTTTGGTGAAAACACAACAACTTGACCTTAGTTACATACTCTCT AGTGTTGGTCTACCCAAGTGGACTAGTACTCAAATAAGAAGCCAGGATGTTCATACCAATGGGCCTGTTCTGGACGATATTTTGCTGTCAGATCCACAG ATAGCAGAAGCAATTGAGCAAGAGAAAGTTGTGcacaaaaccatcaaaataTACAATGTTGATCGTGCTGTGTGCGGTCGTGTAGCTGGAGTAATAGCGAAAAAGTATGGGGACACAGGGTTTGCTGGACAGCTGAATATAAC GTTCACAGGAAGTGCTGGTCAatcttttggttgttttttgATACCTGGGATGAACATTAGGCTTGTTGGTGAAGCCAATGATTATGTTGGAAAG GGAATGGCTGGTGGTGAGCTTGTGGTGACTCCAGTTCAAGAAACCGGATTTACTCCTGAAGATGCCACAATAGTGGGTAACACTTGCCTCTATGGTGCAACTGGTGGTCAAATCTTTGTAAGAGGAAAGGCTGGGGAACGTTTTGCTGTGAGGAACTCTCTAGTTGAAGCTGTCGTTGAGGGTACTGGAGATCATTGTTGTGAATACATGACTGGTGGTTGTGTTGTTGTACTTGGAAA AGTTGGTCGAAATGTAGCTGCTGGCATGACTGGTGGATTGACTTACATCCTTGATGAAGACGACACTCTTATTCCTAAG GTAAACaaagaaattgtgaaaataCAGAGAGTCGTTGCACCAGCTGGTCAGATGCAACTGAGGAGCCTTATAGAAGCACACGTT gAAAAAACTGGTAGCAGCAAGGGAACTTCTATTCTTAAAGAATGGGATCGTTATCTGCCCTTGTTCTGGCAATTGGTGCCGCCAAGTGAAGAAGACACTCCAGAAGCCTGTGCGGATTTTGAGAGCACAACTGCAGGGCAGGTTACCGTTCAATCAGCGTAG
- the LOC116250532 gene encoding aspartyl protease AED3-like, whose product MGNPFTSFSFFFFFFFTAIWLTSASPSPSVTLTLIPANSNLSPFKSSPSPPSLDQINAHDKARLIYLDNLIAKTDVPVGSGRQFQQAGNYLVKANVGTPGQTLFMVMDTSNDAAWVPCSGCTGCSSPTLFTLEQSTTFKPLQCGAAQCRQVSNSYCTLSDCHFNMTYGDSSFEALLSVDSLTLASSTIPSYAFGCLKSVTGTSIPPQGLLGLGRGPLSLLSQAGTLYQKTFSYCLPNAKSMNFSGSLRLGPVGQPTRILYTPLLTNPRRPSLYYVNMTGIKVGRRTVNIPPNVLAFDPTTGAGTIFDSGTMVTRLVAPAYVAVRDEFRRRINQPVTSLGGFDTCYSTPIVPPTITFQFDGMNMTLPEENVLIHSTYGTTSCLAMAAAPVNVNSVVNVIATMQQQNHRVLYDIPNSRLGVSRELCT is encoded by the coding sequence ATGGGAAACCCCTTCACTTcctttagcttcttcttcttcttcttcttcacagcCATATGGCTGACCAGTGCCTCCCCATCTCCCTCCGTGACCCTAACTCTCATACCCGCGAACAGCAACCTCTCACCTTTCAAGTCATCCCCATCACCTCCTTCTCTAGACCAAATCAATGCCCATGACAAGGCTCGCTTGATCTACCTCGACAACCTCATAGCCAAAACAGACGTGCCCGTTGGCTCAGGTCGCCAGTTCCAGCAGGCAGGCAACTACTTGGTCAAAGCCAATGTGGGCACACCCGGTCAGACCTTGTTCATGGTCATGGACACAAGCAATGATGCTGCATGGGTGCCATGCAGTGGCTGCACCGGCTGCTCATCCCCTACCCTCTTCACTCTTGAACAATCTACGACCTTCAAGCCGCTGCAATGCGGCGCGGCCCAATGCCGACAAGTATCCAACTCATATTGCACCTTGTCGGACTGCCATTTCAATATGACGTATGGCGACTCATCCTTTGAGGCGTTGTTATCTGTTGATTCGCTTACTTTGGCCAGCAGCACCATACCCAGCTATGCTTTTGGCTGCCTTAAGTCCGTGACTGGGACCTCAATCCCACCACAGGGCCTGCTGGGACTAGGCCGAGGACCATTGTCACTCCTATCTCAAGCAGGCACTCTCTACCAGAAGACCTTCTCTTACTGCCTGCCCAATGCCAAGTCTATGAACTTCTCCGGTTCGTTGCGTCTCGGACCAGTCGGCCAGCCGACACGGATACTTTACACCCCATTGCTAACGAACCCCAGACGGCCATCACTGTACTATGTCAACATGACAGGGATAAAGGTAGGGAGAAGGACAGTGAACATTCCGCCCAATGTGTTGGCGTTTGACCCTACCACCGGTGCTGGAACCATATTCGACTCGGGCACCATGGTGACTCGCCTAGTGGCCCCGGCATACGTCGCAGTCCGAGACGAGTTCCGGCGACGGATCAACCAGCCGGTGACCTCGCTAGGTGGGTTCGATACGTGCTACAGTACGCCAATTGTGCCGCCGACGATTACATTCCAGTTCGACGGGATGAACATGACCTTGCCGGAGGAGAATGTTCTCATACACAGTACCTATGGCACCACATCCTGCTTGGCCATGGCTGCTGCACCAGTCAATGTCAACTCTGTGGTGAACGTGATTGCCACCATGCAGCAGCAGAATCACAGGGTCCTCTATGACATTCCAAACTCTCGTCTAGGTGTGTCACGTGAGCTCTGTACCTAG